One Cuculus canorus isolate bCucCan1 chromosome 1, bCucCan1.pri, whole genome shotgun sequence DNA segment encodes these proteins:
- the LOC104064788 gene encoding trifunctional purine biosynthetic protein adenosine-3-like isoform X5: protein MADRVLVIGSGGREHALAWKLAQSPHVKHVFVAPGNAGTADNGKISNSAVLVSNHTIVTQFCKDHNIGLVLVGQEALLAAGIVDDLRAAGVRCFGPSAKAAQLASNTIFAKAFLDRHGIPTARWKAFTNPQEACRFIISTDFPACVVRARGPAARKEVTIATSKEEACRAVQEIMQDRMFGEMVVVEELLQGEELSCLCFTDGVTVASMPPAQAHKRLLDGDQGPNTGGMGAYCPVPQVPEVLLEKINDAILQHVVDSMRQEGTAYVGVLQTGLMLTKDGVKILNFKCQFGDPQCQVILPLLKNDFYEVIQATIDGKLCSFMPAWSENSTAVCVVMASPGYPGDYDKGMEVTGLLQAKELGLQVFHAGTTLKDGRVVTSGGRVLSITAVKEDLIKALGEANRGVAAIRFKGATYRKDIGHRGIQLLKQSLGLIYKERRVEALISDVLFHQLETSVVSGTRSDCTSM, encoded by the exons ATGGCTGATCGGGTGCTTGTGATTGGCAGTGGAGGGAGAGAGCATGCGCTGGCCTGGAAGTTGGCCCAGTCCCCACATGTAAAACACGTGTTTGTGGCTCCAGGAAATGCAGGAACAGCTGACAATGGAAAAATTTCCAATTCAG ctgtgttagTGAGCAATCACACTATTGTTACACAGTTCTGCAAAGATCATAACATTGGACTTGTGTTAGTTGGGCAAGAAGCTCTTTTGGCAGCTG GGATTGTTGATGACTTGAGAGCAGCAGGAGTTAGGTGTTTTGGACCATCTGCAAAAGCAGCCCAGCTGGCATCCAATACCATTTTTGCCAAAGCCTTTCTGGATCGACATGGGATACCAACAGCAAGATGGAAAGCCTTCACTAATCCCCAGGAAGCTTGTAGGTTTATTATCAG cACAGATTTTCCTGCATGTGTTGTACGGGCAAGGGGCCCTGCTGCTAGAAAAGAAGTGACTATTGCAACCAGCAAAGAGGAAGCCTGCAGAGCTGTCCAAGAGATTATGCAG gACAGAATGTTTGGAGAGATGGTTGTTGTTGAAGAACTTCTTCAAGGGGAAGAACTTTCT TGCTTGTGTTTCACGGATGGTGTCACTGTTGCCTCAATGCCCCCAGCCCAGGCCCACAAACGATTATTGGATGGTGACCAGGGTCCAAACACTGGAGGGATGGGAGCCTATTGCCCAGTTCCTCAG GTTCCAGAAGTTCTTCTAGAGAAAATCAATGATGCTATCCTTCAACATGTTGTTGACAGTATGAGACAAGAAGGAACAGCATATGTAG GTGTGTTGCAGACAGGTTTAATGCTCACCAAAGATGGTGTGAAAATTTTAAACTTTAAGTGTCAGTTTGGTGACCCTCAGTGCCAG GTAATTCTTCCACTgcttaaaaatgatttttacgAAGTGATTCAAGCAACAATTGATGGCAAACTCTGCAGCTTCATGCCTGCTTGGTCAGAAAATAGTACAGCAGTGTGTGTGGTCATGGCAAGTCCAGGATACCCAGGAGACTATGACAAAGGCATGGAGGTAACAG ggctgctgcaaGCCAAAGAGTTAGGGCTGCAGGTGTTCCATGCTGGCACAACGCTGAAGGATGGCAGAGTTGTGACAAGTGGTGGCAGAGTCCTCTCCATTACTGCTGTTAAGGAGGACCTGATAAAAGCACTGGGAGAAGCCAACAGGGGTGTAGCGGCTATACGTTTCAAGGGTGCCACttacaggaaggacattggCCATCGGGGTATACAGCTTCTCAAACAGTCTCT GGGTCTAATATACAAAGAGAGACGTGTGGAAGCTCTAATCAGTGATGTTTTGTTTCATCAGCTGGAAACATCAGTTGTAAGTGGTACCAGATCAG
- the DNAJC28 gene encoding dnaJ homolog subfamily C member 28 has protein sequence MLTNNIGHHLTVCQAMIPRNVKLFPYICGSRMLSGYKPKSNIKESYKILELEEGCSLDDIRNSYRSLAKKYHPDSGSATADSEAFMKVEEAYRVVLSDVTTKKKTSETNEEEEDQFKSNAPQHRHYLSYEGVGFGTPSQREKQYMQFRVDRATEQVLEYRKQRLESQYAVTDLMKAKDVKQSKKVKITQAVERLVEDLIQESMAKGDFDNLSGKGKPLQKFSDCPHIDPMTHNLNRILIDNGYQPEWILMQKEIRETIERLRKNLVQARSNLGGQMTPYRQKQWNRACEEFIEDIRKLNKRIDSFNLVVPLLSRQMVHFSADKEIVRAQKSYEVLMANREASNSDTKENEEDNIERFGWKSSLLKWLNLKLK, from the coding sequence ATGCTGACAAACAACATAGGGCATCATTTAACGGTATGTCAAGCAATGATTCCAAGAAACGTGAAGCTGTTTCCCTATATTTGTGGCAGCAGAATGTTGTCGGGTTACAAACCTAAAAGCAACATCAAGGAATCTTACAAAATTCTTGAGCTTGAGGAAGGATGTTCCCTTGATGATATCAGAAACTCCTATCGAAGTCTTGCCAAAAAATACCATCCAGATAGTGGTTCTGCCACAGCTGATTCCGAAGCATTTATGAAAGTAGAAGAAGCGTACAGAGTTGTGCTCAGCGATGTGACgaccaaaaagaaaacaagtgagactaatgaagaggaggaagatcaGTTCAAATCAAATGCACCACAGCATAGACATTACTTGAGTTATGAAGGCGTAGGTTTTGGAACACCAagccaaagagaaaagcagtacATGCAGTTTCGAGTAGACCGTGCTACTGAACAAGTGTTGGAGTACCGTAAGCAGAGACTTGAAAGCCAGTATGCTGTGACTGACCTAATGAAAGCCAAAGAtgtgaaacagagcaaaaaggTGAAAATAACTCAGGCAGTTGAACGGTTGGTTGAGGACCTCATCCAGGAATCGATGGCAAAAGGAGACTTTGACAACCTCAGTGGCAAAGGAAAACCTTTGCAGAAATTTTCAGACTGTCCCCATATCGACCCTATGACTCACAACTTGAACAGGATTCTGATAGACAATGGATACCAGCCAGAGTGGATCCTGATGCAGAAGGAGATACGGGAAACTATTGAGAGGTTAAGGAAGAATTTAGTGCAAGCTAGAAGTAACCTTGGAGGACAAATGACGCCATATAGGCAAAAGCAATGGAATCGTGCTTGTGAGGAATTTATAGAAGATATcaggaaattaaacaaaagaattGACAGCTTCAATTTAGTTGTTCCTCTTCTGAGCAGGCAAATGGTGCATTTCAGTGCAGACAAAGAGATTGTTCGAGCACAAAAGAGTTATGAAGTTTTGATGGCAAACAGAGAGGCTTCTAATTCAGACACAAAGGAAAACGAGGAGGACAATATTGAAAGGTTTGGGTGGAAGTCATCTCTGCTTAAGTGGTTAAACCttaaactgaaataa